A single region of the Pseudomonas sp. B21-023 genome encodes:
- a CDS encoding response regulator, giving the protein MHLLVVEDDDIVRMLIVEVLDELGYAAIEADSAAAALKIIEDPRQPLALLMTDVGLPDLRGEELAAKARESRPALPVLFASGYAESFNVPPGMHLIGKPFSIDQLRDKVLEILGAPLTR; this is encoded by the coding sequence ATGCACCTTCTGGTAGTCGAAGACGACGACATCGTTCGCATGCTGATAGTCGAAGTGCTCGACGAACTGGGCTATGCCGCCATCGAGGCCGACAGCGCTGCCGCGGCCCTGAAGATCATCGAGGACCCCAGGCAACCGCTGGCGCTGTTGATGACCGACGTGGGGTTGCCCGACCTGCGCGGCGAGGAACTGGCGGCCAAGGCCCGGGAAAGCCGACCGGCATTACCGGTGCTGTTTGCCAGTGGCTACGCCGAGAGCTTCAACGTGCCCCCGGGCATGCACCTGATCGGCAAGCCGTTCAGCATCGACCAGTTGCGCGACAAAGTGCTGGAGATTCTCGGCGCACCGTTAACCCGCTGA